The genomic region GATGGCGAGACGCTGGGCGCCGTGGCGCTGCTGGAGCGGCTGAACGAGATCGGCGGGCTGCACGGGGTGGGCCGCATCGACCTCGTGGAGGACCGGCTGGTGGGGATGAAGTCGCGCGGCATCTACGAGACGCCCGGCGGCACGCTCCTCTACTCCGCGCACAGCGAGCTGGAGCAGCTCGTGCTCGACCGCCGCACGCTGGCGCTGAAGGACGCGATCGCCCCCCGCTACGCCGACCTGGTGTACGAGGGCCGCTGGTGGACCACCGAGCGCGAGGCGATGGACGCGCTGGTGGACGTGACGCAGCAGCGCGTGACGGGTGAGGTCAAGATGAAGCTGTACAAGGGCCAGCACACCGTGGCCGGCCGCACCAGCCCCTTCTCGCTGTACGACGAGCGCTTCGTCACCTTCGGCGAGGACGACGTCTACGACCAGGCCGACGCCGCGGGCTTCATCCGCCTGTACGGGCTGCCCATGCGCGTCGCCGCGCTCAAGCAGCGCGAGGAGCAGCTGGCGAAGGCCGCCCGCGCCCCCCGCTACGTCACCGACGTCGCGGCCGACTGAACGGCGAGCGGCCGGTGCGTCCCTCGCGAGAAGGGCGCACCGGCCGCGAGTCGCGCGCCGCCGAAACGACGCGCGTCAGGCGCTCAGCCGCAGGGGATGGGGCAGGTGGCGCAGGTGTACTCGCACGTCGTGCCGCTCACGGGACAGAACTCGATGCTGCGGCGGCTCATCGCATCGAAGCCCGCGACCGTGCCGTGGATCGCATCGCCTGCCTTGGTCGTGCTGAAGCTCTCTACCGCCAGGTCGTCCAGGTGGAGTTTGCGCATGCTGCTCCGTTCGGGTGGAGATCGAGGAAATCGGCGGTCAGAGTGTGGCGCCGGAGGGACGTCGATCGCTCGCCGGTGTCAGTAGGTGACCGGCTCGGCCGCGCAGATGGTGATGCAGCTGTTGTTGCTGGGGCGGCAGCTGTCGTACTCGCTGCAAAGCATGTTCGTGCCGACGATAGTGATAGGCACGAGCCCGGGCGAAATCGCCTCGCCGACGGTGGCGAAGCTGTCGACCTGTAGGTCGTCCAAGCGAAGTCTCTGCATGGGGTTTCCCGGCGGCGAGAGGGTGACGGGTAGGTGGGGTTGTCGGATGATAATTATCTGTCGGGAAATGCGCAACGCCGCTCCGCGCCCGCTCTGCCGGGTGGGGCGAACGGACGCCAACGTACGAAGAGGGTGAACGATGCCTGAGACCGCCACGCCCGCCGCCCGCCTCTGGGGCGGCCGCTTCGCCGCCGGCCCCGCGCCGGAGATGGATCGCCTGAATCGCTCGCTGCCGGTGGACTTCCGCCTGTGGCGCGAGGACATCGCGGGGAGCCAGGCGTGGGCCGCGGCACTGGCCGCCGCGCGCGTCATCGGCCTCGACGAGTGCGACGCGCTGCGCGCCGGCCTGGGCCGCGTGGCCGCCCGCCTGGCCATGTGGAACGCCGCCGACTGGGCCGCCGCGCCGGATGAGGACATCCACTCGCTCGTGGAGCGCCTGCTGTACGAGGAGGCTGGCGACGTCGCCGGCAAGCTGCACACCGGCCGCTCGCGCAACGACCAGGTCGCCACCGACACGCGCCTCTGGGCGTGCGGCGCCGTGTCGCGGCTGGACGCGGCCCTCCGCGACCTCCAGCGCGCCCTGCTGGAGCAGGCGGAGGCGCATCGCGACGCGGTGATGCCGGCGTACACGCACCTCCAGCGCGCGCAGCCGGTGAGCGCCGCGCACTGGCTGCTCTCGCACGCGTGGCCGCTGGCGCGCGACCGCGAGCGGCTGGCGCAGGCGCGCGAGCGGCTGGCCACGCTGCCGCTGGGCTCGGGCGCCATCGCCGGCTGCCCCTTCCCGGTGGACCGCGTGCTGCTCCAGGAGACGCTGGGCTTCCGCGCGCTCACGGCCAACAGCATCGACGCCGTGTCCGACCGCGACTGGACGGCCGAGCTGCTGTTCGTGTGCGCCATGGTGGGCGTGCACCTCTCCAAAATCGGCGAGGACCTGATCCTCTTCGGCTCGCAGGAGTGGGGCTTCGTGCGTTTCAGCGACCGCTTCAGCACCGGCTCGTCGCTGATGCCGCAGAAGCGCAACCCCGACGCGATGGAGCTGGCGCGCGGCAAGGCGGGACGGCTGATCGGCGATCTCACGACGGTGCTGACGGTCCTGAAGGGCCTGCCGTCCGGCTACAACAAGGACCTGCAGGAAGACAAGGAGGCGCTCTTCGACGCCTTCGACACGCTCGAAGCGCTACTCCCCGCCGTCGCCGGCACCGTGCGGACGATGGAGATCGACACCGCCCGTGCGGCAGACGCGGTAGATGCGGGCATGCTCGCCACGGACCTGGCGGACTTCCTCGTCCGCAGCGGGATGCCGTTCCGCGAGGCGCACGGCGCCGTGGGCAAGCTCGTCCGCATGTCCGAAGACTTCGGTTGCGAGCTCGACGAGCTGCGGCCGGAGTTCTTCACGCGCGTATCCCCGCTGTTCGAGGGAGCGGACTTCGGCTCCCTCTTCTCCCACGAATCCGCTCTGGCCGCCCGCGCAGGCGTGGGCGGCACCTCCGCCGAGGCCGTCGCCGAGCAGATCGCCAAGCTGCGCGCGGTGTTGTAGCAGCTTCTGTCGGACGCTGGATAGGAGGAGATCGGAAGGGGATCGCGAGGTTTTCGCGGTCCCCTTCTGCTTGATCTTGACCGGGAGAGTGGCTGGGAATATATTCTCCTCAACGCGAGGAGGAATTATGGCAGTCATCACTGAGCGGAGAGGCGGAACCCCCGGCGTGTCGCCTCGCGAGGCGGCTTTCGTGACGGGCCTGTCCGAGAAGGACGTCAACCAGGCCATCGACCGCGACGAGGTGGAAGCCCTGCCCGCGCGCCGCCGGGAAGACCGCGGGCGCATGCTGGGCTACCGCGACCTCCTGTACCTTCGCGTGCGGAACGACCTGGGGCGGCTGCTCTCGCCAGAGGGCAAGCGGATGCTGCGCGAGCAGCTTGCCGCCTGGGACGAGCGTTGGTACGGCGGCGGGACCGTGAGCCTGGGACGCGTGGAGCTGAACGTCGCGCCCGAGATGCAGGCCGTCCAAGAGCGCCTGGCGCGCGTGGAAGAGGCGCGCTCCGTCGTAGTCGCGGACCCCGAGGTGCGCGGCGGCGAGCCCGTGGTGTGCGGCACGCGCATCTCCGTGTACGTGCTGGCCGACCTGGCGCGTCAGGGCGCCCCGCGCGAGGAGCTTCTCGAAGACTATCCCGCGCTCGCGCCGGAAACCTTGGATGCCGCGTTGCTCTACGCCGAGATGCACCCCCGCAGGGGTCGGCCACGCCGCGCTCCCTGGAAGGACGGCGTGGTGATCGGGGGCGAGCCGTGATCCGCTTCGGCGGCGGGAGAGCCGGGCGCGGAGGGCAGACGGCCCGGTGATCCAATTCCTCATCGACGAGAACCTCTCGCCGCGCCTCGTAGACGTGGCGCAGAGGTTCGGGTTCGTCGCCTACCACGTCGTCCACCGCGGCTAGTCGTCGCTTAAGGACCCGCAGGTGCTGCGGCGGATCCTTGACGAAGACCTCACCATCGTCACGAACAATTAGGACGACTTCCGCCCGATGCTCGCGCGGGCGAAGATCCATCCCGGCATCGTCGTCATCCTCCCCAACGTGCGGCGCGAGCGGCAGATCGAGCTGTTCGGCACCGCGCTCGCGGCCTTGTGCGCGCACGATCCTCCGCTCGACATGATCAACACCGTGCTGGAGGTGGACGAGCACGCAACAGTGACGATGTACTCGCTTCCGCCTACTGCCTGACGGCTCCGAAGTTGGGAAGCAAACGACCTTTCCGCGGAAAGGCCGTGTTCCTCGTTGGATGTGTCCCCCTCCGATCGTCCCAAGGTCGAAAGTGGAGAGCTGAGGTCGGGAGGTGTGCAGGTTGCTGATGAAAACGGCGCGCCGCCGGTCACGTGACCGGCGGCGCGTTCGTGCTTCCGGAAGCGGTGCGCGTCAGTGCGAGACGGCGACCGGGGAGGTGCGGGTGGTGGTGGTGCCGTCACCCATCTGCGAGTACTGGTTGCGGCCCCAGCACCACGTCTGGCCGTTGGTGTCCAGCGCGCAGGTGTGGCCGGAGCCGGTGCGTACGTCGGAGAAGATCACGCCGGCCGGCTGCGCGACGGCGGTGGGTGTGCGGTACGCGGTGGTGTTCGCGGTGCCCAGCGAGCCGAACTGATTGTTGCCCCAGCAGTAGGCCTGCCCCGCGGCGGTGAGCCCGCAGGTGTACGACGAGCCCGTCGCCAGGGACACGAACGTCACGCCGCCCGGCTGGAGCACCGCCGTAGGCACCTTGCGGTTCGTAAGCGTGCTGTCGCCCAGTTGGCCGCTGTCGTTGCGGCCCCAGCAGTACGCCTGGCCGACGGAGGTCAGCGCGCAGGTGTGCGAATATTCGG from Longimicrobiaceae bacterium harbors:
- the argH gene encoding argininosuccinate lyase, which codes for MPETATPAARLWGGRFAAGPAPEMDRLNRSLPVDFRLWREDIAGSQAWAAALAAARVIGLDECDALRAGLGRVAARLAMWNAADWAAAPDEDIHSLVERLLYEEAGDVAGKLHTGRSRNDQVATDTRLWACGAVSRLDAALRDLQRALLEQAEAHRDAVMPAYTHLQRAQPVSAAHWLLSHAWPLARDRERLAQARERLATLPLGSGAIAGCPFPVDRVLLQETLGFRALTANSIDAVSDRDWTAELLFVCAMVGVHLSKIGEDLILFGSQEWGFVRFSDRFSTGSSLMPQKRNPDAMELARGKAGRLIGDLTTVLTVLKGLPSGYNKDLQEDKEALFDAFDTLEALLPAVAGTVRTMEIDTARAADAVDAGMLATDLADFLVRSGMPFREAHGAVGKLVRMSEDFGCELDELRPEFFTRVSPLFEGADFGSLFSHESALAARAGVGGTSAEAVAEQIAKLRAVL
- a CDS encoding DUF433 domain-containing protein, whose product is MAVITERRGGTPGVSPREAAFVTGLSEKDVNQAIDRDEVEALPARRREDRGRMLGYRDLLYLRVRNDLGRLLSPEGKRMLREQLAAWDERWYGGGTVSLGRVELNVAPEMQAVQERLARVEEARSVVVADPEVRGGEPVVCGTRISVYVLADLARQGAPREELLEDYPALAPETLDAALLYAEMHPRRGRPRRAPWKDGVVIGGEP